A genomic segment from Tessaracoccus defluvii encodes:
- the glmS gene encoding glutamine--fructose-6-phosphate transaminase (isomerizing) — MCGIVGYLGHRDGLDVVLGGLRRLEYRGYDSAGVALPHSGRIEWRKRAGKIVNLEAAIAEAPLPPSTVAIGHTRWATHGAPTDENSHPHVAGRVAIVHNGIIENHEALRAELGGVEFTSQTDSEVAAHLLEREVAAGADLVTAVRAVAARLEGAFTLVAVDSADPDRIVAARRNSPLVVGVGEGEYFLASDVAAFIAYTRDAIELGQDQIVELTRDGVNVTGFDGGPAETTAFHVDWDLEAAQKQGFDWYMRKEIFEQPKAVADTLLGRLNDRGELQLDELRMSPELLRRVNKVVIVACGTAFYAGLVAKYAIEHWTRIPCEVELASEFRYRDPIIDPMTLVVTISQSGETADTLMAIRHAREQHAKVIAICNTNGATIPRESDAVIYTHAGPEIGVASTKGFTTQLVACYLLGLYLAQVRGMKYGDEIAALLAELERMPDAIQRMLDAKGAVYDLAAELVDATSVLFLGRHVGYPSALEGALKLKELAYIHAEGFAAGELKHGPIALISEGLPVFVVVPPRGRDQLRDKVISNIAEVRARGARTIVLAEGSDDEAHAVADTFIELPRVSTLLQPLAAIIPLQLFACELATVKGHDVDQPRNLAKSVTVE, encoded by the coding sequence GTGTGTGGAATCGTTGGATATCTGGGACATCGTGACGGACTGGACGTGGTCCTCGGCGGCCTTCGCCGGCTGGAGTACCGCGGCTACGACTCGGCGGGCGTGGCGCTGCCGCACTCCGGGCGTATCGAGTGGCGCAAACGGGCCGGCAAGATCGTGAATCTGGAGGCCGCCATCGCCGAGGCGCCGCTGCCGCCGTCGACCGTGGCGATCGGGCACACCCGGTGGGCCACCCACGGCGCCCCGACGGACGAGAACTCCCACCCGCACGTCGCCGGCCGGGTCGCCATCGTCCACAACGGGATCATCGAGAACCACGAGGCGCTGCGGGCCGAGCTCGGCGGCGTCGAGTTCACCTCGCAGACGGACTCCGAGGTCGCGGCACACCTGCTGGAGCGCGAGGTCGCGGCGGGAGCCGACCTCGTCACCGCGGTGCGGGCCGTCGCTGCCCGCCTCGAGGGTGCGTTCACGCTGGTCGCCGTCGACTCGGCCGATCCTGACCGCATCGTCGCCGCGCGCCGCAACTCGCCGCTGGTCGTCGGGGTGGGGGAGGGCGAGTACTTCCTCGCCTCCGACGTGGCCGCGTTCATCGCCTACACGCGCGACGCCATCGAACTCGGCCAGGACCAGATCGTCGAACTCACCCGTGACGGCGTCAACGTCACAGGATTCGACGGCGGCCCCGCGGAGACCACCGCGTTCCACGTCGACTGGGACCTCGAGGCCGCGCAGAAGCAGGGCTTCGACTGGTACATGCGCAAGGAGATCTTCGAGCAGCCGAAGGCCGTGGCCGACACGCTCCTCGGCCGCCTCAACGACCGCGGCGAGCTCCAGCTGGACGAGCTGCGGATGAGCCCCGAGCTGCTGCGTCGCGTCAACAAGGTCGTCATCGTCGCCTGCGGCACCGCCTTCTATGCCGGGCTCGTCGCCAAGTACGCCATCGAGCACTGGACCAGGATCCCCTGCGAGGTCGAACTCGCCTCCGAGTTCCGCTACCGCGACCCGATCATCGACCCGATGACGCTGGTGGTGACCATCTCGCAGTCCGGTGAGACCGCCGACACGCTCATGGCGATCCGGCACGCCCGCGAGCAGCACGCCAAGGTCATCGCCATCTGCAACACCAACGGCGCCACCATCCCGCGCGAGTCCGACGCCGTCATCTACACGCACGCGGGCCCGGAGATCGGCGTCGCCTCCACCAAGGGGTTCACCACGCAGCTCGTCGCCTGCTACCTGCTCGGCCTGTACCTGGCCCAGGTGCGCGGCATGAAGTACGGCGACGAGATCGCCGCGCTGCTCGCCGAGCTGGAGCGGATGCCCGACGCCATCCAGCGGATGCTCGACGCGAAGGGCGCCGTCTACGACCTCGCAGCGGAGCTGGTCGACGCCACCTCCGTCCTCTTCCTGGGCCGTCACGTCGGCTACCCCAGCGCACTGGAGGGGGCCCTGAAGCTGAAGGAGCTGGCCTACATCCACGCGGAGGGTTTCGCCGCCGGGGAGCTGAAGCACGGGCCCATCGCGCTGATCAGCGAGGGGCTGCCCGTGTTCGTGGTGGTCCCGCCCCGGGGCCGCGACCAGCTGCGCGACAAGGTGATCTCCAACATCGCGGAGGTCAGGGCCCGCGGGGCGCGCACCATCGTGTTGGCGGAGGGGAGCGACGACGAGGCCCACGCGGTGGCGGACACGTTCATCGAGCTGCCGCGCGTGTCGACGCTGCTGCAGCCGCTGGCGGCGATCATCCCGCTGCAGCTGTTCGCCTGCGAGCTGGCCACCGTCAAGGGCCACGACGTGGATCAGCCCCGCAACCTGGCCAAGTCCGTGACGGTGGAGTAG
- a CDS encoding trimeric intracellular cation channel family protein, producing MTLLTILQWIDLIGVLFNAILGAVIGRAAKLDIIGLGVLAIMSGLGGGMMRDMMLQIGPPIAITDGRYITTALIGAAVVVLIRVEGRWWDRIYPPMDALALGAWAAAGSLKTLEAGFGVLPALMLGTLTAVGGGFVRDMVLRRIPGILGGNTLYATAALLASGVAVGCWYLDAAVIGSLIAAVVGAALVLLARWRRLSLPVGDDVITIGQAVGQVMAKSRRRAARTKRLRDRESDGTGAGTHV from the coding sequence ATGACGCTACTGACGATCCTGCAGTGGATCGACCTGATCGGCGTGCTGTTCAACGCCATCCTCGGCGCCGTCATCGGACGGGCGGCCAAACTCGACATCATCGGGCTCGGCGTGCTCGCCATCATGTCGGGGCTGGGCGGCGGCATGATGCGCGACATGATGCTGCAGATCGGCCCGCCGATCGCGATCACGGACGGCCGCTACATCACCACGGCGCTGATCGGCGCCGCGGTCGTCGTGCTCATCCGCGTCGAGGGGCGCTGGTGGGACCGGATCTATCCGCCGATGGACGCCCTCGCGCTCGGGGCATGGGCCGCGGCCGGGTCGCTCAAGACGCTCGAGGCGGGGTTCGGCGTGCTGCCCGCGCTCATGCTCGGGACGCTGACCGCCGTCGGAGGCGGCTTCGTCCGTGACATGGTGCTGCGGCGCATCCCCGGGATCCTCGGCGGGAACACGCTGTACGCCACCGCGGCCCTGCTCGCCTCCGGCGTGGCCGTCGGTTGCTGGTACCTCGACGCCGCCGTCATCGGCTCACTGATCGCCGCCGTCGTCGGGGCCGCGCTGGTGCTGCTGGCCCGCTGGCGTCGGCTGTCTCTGCCGGTCGGCGACGACGTCATCACGATCGGGCAGGCCGTCGGCCAGGTGATGGCCAAGTCGCGGCGCCGGGCCGCCCGCACCAAACGGCTCCGGGACCGGGAATCCGACGGGACAGGGGCAGGAACCCACGTCTGA
- a CDS encoding aminopeptidase P family protein yields the protein MSSSDKDRNENRRDPFSEAFKTFIVKDWEPYPTELPAGLPSAPYAAARRAALASEFPGRTLVIPAGPLKTRSNDTDYRFRPHSAFAYYTGLGEDREPDAVLVIRDAEAILYFRPRAPRTDREFYADARYGEMWVGQRDSLEEMSAAVGFPTHTILDLEAELGGDLLVVREADDSVTALVDRLRGAADEDGDAELSRAVSEARFRKDEFEVGELRAACAATKVGFEAVVAELPAAVAAGRGERWVEGVFGLHARHLGNAVGYDTIAAGGDHANTLHWIRNDGVLRDGDLLLMDAGVEVNSLYTADITRTMPINGRFTPAQRRVYEVVLAAQSAGIEACRAGNAFTDPHKAAIAVLADFFEELGILPGTAAESLDPETGGFHRRWMVHGTSHHLGLDVHDCAQARSELYREGSLEEGMVITVEPGIYFKSTDLLVPEEYRGIGIRIEDDILITDGDPVNLSEELPRDPDAVEAWMASLLG from the coding sequence ATGAGCAGCAGCGACAAGGACCGCAACGAGAACCGCCGAGATCCCTTCTCGGAGGCCTTCAAGACCTTCATCGTCAAGGACTGGGAGCCCTATCCCACCGAGCTTCCCGCCGGGCTCCCGTCGGCCCCGTACGCCGCCGCCCGCCGGGCCGCGCTGGCCTCCGAGTTCCCCGGCAGGACGCTGGTCATCCCCGCCGGCCCGTTGAAGACCAGGTCGAACGACACCGACTACCGGTTCCGTCCCCACAGCGCCTTCGCGTACTACACCGGCCTGGGCGAGGACCGTGAGCCGGACGCCGTGCTGGTGATCCGCGACGCCGAGGCGATCCTGTACTTCCGGCCCCGCGCCCCCCGCACCGACCGCGAGTTCTACGCCGACGCCCGCTACGGCGAGATGTGGGTGGGCCAGCGCGATTCGCTGGAGGAGATGTCCGCCGCCGTCGGCTTCCCGACGCACACCATCCTCGATCTCGAGGCCGAGCTGGGCGGCGATCTCCTCGTCGTGCGGGAGGCCGACGATTCCGTGACCGCGCTGGTCGACAGGCTCCGGGGCGCGGCCGACGAGGACGGCGACGCCGAGCTGAGCCGCGCGGTGTCCGAGGCACGGTTCCGCAAGGACGAGTTTGAGGTGGGTGAGTTGCGGGCGGCCTGCGCCGCGACCAAGGTCGGCTTCGAGGCCGTCGTCGCCGAACTGCCCGCCGCCGTCGCGGCCGGGCGCGGCGAGCGCTGGGTCGAGGGCGTCTTCGGGCTGCATGCCCGCCACCTCGGCAACGCCGTCGGCTACGACACCATCGCCGCGGGCGGCGACCACGCCAACACGCTCCACTGGATCCGCAACGACGGCGTGCTCCGCGACGGCGACCTGCTGCTGATGGACGCCGGCGTCGAGGTCAACTCCCTCTACACCGCCGACATCACCCGCACCATGCCCATCAACGGCCGCTTCACGCCGGCCCAACGCCGCGTCTACGAGGTCGTGCTGGCGGCGCAGAGCGCAGGCATCGAGGCGTGCCGCGCAGGCAACGCCTTCACCGACCCGCACAAGGCGGCCATCGCGGTGCTGGCCGACTTCTTCGAGGAGCTGGGGATCCTGCCCGGCACGGCCGCCGAGTCCCTCGACCCCGAGACCGGGGGCTTCCACCGCCGCTGGATGGTGCACGGCACGTCCCACCACCTCGGCCTGGACGTGCACGACTGTGCGCAGGCCCGCTCCGAGCTGTACCGGGAGGGCTCCCTGGAGGAGGGCATGGTGATCACGGTCGAGCCCGGGATCTACTTCAAGTCCACCGACCTGCTGGTGCCCGAGGAGTACCGGGGCATCGGGATCCGGATCGAGGACGACATCCTCATCACCGACGGCGATCCGGTGAACCTGTCCGAGGAGCTCCCCCGCGACCCCGACGCTGTCGAGGCGTGGATGGCCTCCCTGCTGGGCTGA
- the coaA gene encoding type I pantothenate kinase, whose translation MPSPFVTLTRPAWAALADATEIDLDEATLARLRGIGDPTSALDIEEVYRPLCQLLHLHMVNTGALYAQANDFLGLDVCRTPFVIGVAGSVAVGKSTVSRLLQELLSRAPGEPKVDLVTTDGFLYPNAELERRGILDRKGFPESFNRKALLQFVMDVKSGEPRVVAPVYSHMVYDIVPGEEIAVERPDILIVEGLNVLQPARVEADGRQGLTVSDFFDFSVFVEADERHIKGWFLSRFLELRRTAFQDTRSFFRSYAELSEADAVAIGNNVWDTINGPNLRENIAPTRDRATAILTKGPDHSIDSIHIRKV comes from the coding sequence GTGCCCTCTCCCTTCGTCACGCTGACGCGCCCTGCCTGGGCCGCCCTCGCGGACGCCACCGAGATCGACCTGGACGAGGCGACCCTGGCGCGGTTGCGCGGCATCGGCGACCCGACCTCCGCGCTCGACATCGAAGAGGTCTACCGCCCGCTCTGTCAGCTCCTCCACCTGCACATGGTCAACACCGGAGCCCTGTACGCGCAGGCCAACGACTTCCTCGGCCTGGACGTGTGCCGCACCCCGTTCGTGATCGGCGTGGCCGGTTCGGTCGCCGTCGGCAAGTCGACGGTGTCCCGCCTGCTGCAGGAGCTGCTGAGCCGGGCGCCCGGCGAGCCGAAGGTCGACCTGGTCACCACCGACGGCTTCCTGTACCCGAACGCCGAACTGGAGCGCCGCGGCATCCTGGACCGCAAGGGTTTCCCGGAGTCGTTCAACCGCAAGGCGCTGCTGCAGTTCGTGATGGACGTGAAGTCGGGCGAGCCGCGCGTCGTCGCCCCCGTGTACAGCCACATGGTCTACGACATCGTCCCCGGCGAGGAGATCGCCGTGGAACGTCCCGACATCCTCATCGTCGAGGGGCTCAACGTCCTGCAGCCCGCCCGGGTCGAGGCCGACGGCCGGCAGGGGCTGACCGTGAGCGACTTCTTCGACTTCAGCGTCTTCGTCGAGGCGGACGAGCGGCACATCAAGGGCTGGTTCCTCTCCCGCTTCCTCGAGCTGCGGCGCACGGCCTTCCAGGACACGCGCAGCTTCTTCCGCAGCTACGCCGAACTCTCCGAGGCGGACGCCGTCGCGATCGGCAACAACGTCTGGGACACCATCAACGGGCCGAACCTGCGCGAGAACATCGCGCCCACCCGGGACCGCGCGACGGCGATCCTCACGAAGGGCCCCGACCACAGCATCGACTCGATCCACATCCGCAAGGTCTGA